Proteins encoded by one window of Syntrophales bacterium:
- a CDS encoding PleD family two-component system response regulator, producing MGNQQERPKILIVDDNPSSIMVLGEELKKDYNVYIATNGETAIKKAISTSPDLILLDIVMPGMDGYAVCKQLKENDITRNIPIIFVTAKDTDEDEEKGLNIGAVDYITKPFSIPIVKARVKTHIELKKKTDILENLSLRNGLTGIFNRRQFENVLSNEWKRAIRKGSTLSLIFIDIDHFKAFNDNYGHIAGDDCLKAVAGTLTATLRRSTDFVARYGGEEFAVILPETDIDNAIAVAEMLRKAILGLKIEHKFSKVEPYLTVSVGIGTTSPTRDSEYKIIIEAADNALYEAKNSGRNRVCYRKF from the coding sequence ATGGGTAATCAACAGGAAAGGCCAAAAATTCTAATAGTTGACGATAATCCTTCAAGTATTATGGTGCTCGGTGAAGAATTGAAAAAAGATTACAATGTATATATTGCAACAAATGGTGAAACGGCTATAAAAAAAGCAATCTCAACCTCCCCTGACTTGATTTTGCTAGACATAGTGATGCCTGGAATGGATGGCTATGCCGTATGCAAGCAATTAAAGGAAAACGATATCACAAGAAACATACCGATTATATTTGTTACTGCAAAAGATACAGATGAGGACGAGGAAAAAGGATTAAATATAGGAGCAGTAGACTATATAACAAAACCTTTCAGCATCCCAATAGTCAAGGCAAGGGTTAAAACTCATATTGAACTGAAAAAAAAGACAGATATTCTCGAAAACCTATCTTTAAGAAACGGATTGACGGGTATATTCAATCGTAGACAATTTGAAAATGTACTATCTAATGAATGGAAAAGGGCTATAAGAAAAGGAAGCACCCTCTCATTAATTTTTATAGACATTGACCATTTCAAAGCGTTTAATGATAATTATGGACATATCGCAGGAGATGACTGTCTAAAGGCAGTGGCTGGAACTTTGACAGCAACTCTTAGAAGATCTACCGATTTCGTTGCAAGGTATGGCGGCGAAGAGTTTGCAGTAATACTACCTGAAACAGACATTGACAACGCTATTGCAGTAGCTGAGATGCTGAGGAAAGCTATTTTAGGATTAAAAATAGAACATAAATTTTCAAAGGTAGAGCCTTATCTAACAGTCAGTGTGGGAATAGGAACCACATCTCCAACACGAGATTCAGAATATAAAATCATTATAGAGGCTGCTGATAATGCACTGTACGAAGCAAAAAACTCAGGACGAAACCGTGTATGTTACCGCAAATTTTGA
- a CDS encoding 2Fe-2S iron-sulfur cluster-binding protein, with the protein MVSFTIDGRRIEAEEGRTILEVAKERGIEIPTLCHHAALSPTGSCRMCVVEIAKNGRSRIVTSCIYKVEDGLVVNTKSERVKAVRKLVLQLLMARCPDSEVIREMAIEMGVKPESRFKVSKEKGKCILCRLCVKACESIVGVSAIGLSGRGQRKRVGGPFMEAPATCIGCGSCVYICPTGHIAMEDDGRGTRKIWGKTFEMASCQICGRYFAPKEQLEYISRSTGVSLDNLVICTSCR; encoded by the coding sequence ATGGTAAGTTTCACGATAGATGGTAGAAGGATTGAAGCTGAGGAGGGGAGAACTATACTTGAAGTGGCGAAGGAAAGGGGTATTGAGATTCCCACCCTTTGCCATCATGCTGCGCTGTCCCCGACGGGGAGTTGCCGCATGTGTGTCGTAGAAATAGCCAAAAACGGTAGATCAAGGATTGTTACTTCCTGCATATATAAGGTTGAGGATGGCCTTGTAGTGAATACCAAATCAGAAAGAGTCAAGGCGGTACGGAAGCTCGTTTTACAACTTCTCATGGCGCGTTGTCCTGATTCTGAAGTTATCAGAGAAATGGCAATCGAAATGGGGGTTAAACCAGAATCGAGGTTCAAAGTTTCGAAAGAGAAAGGGAAGTGCATTCTGTGCCGTCTCTGTGTCAAGGCGTGTGAGTCAATCGTTGGTGTAAGCGCCATTGGTCTCTCAGGAAGGGGACAGAGAAAGAGAGTGGGTGGTCCATTCATGGAGGCCCCGGCTACTTGTATTGGATGCGGTTCTTGCGTTTATATCTGTCCTACTGGCCATATTGCAATGGAGGATGATGGGAGGGGCACAAGAAAAATATGGGGCAAGACCTTTGAGATGGCCTCTTGTCAGATTTGCGGTCGTTACTTCGCTCCTAAGGAGCAGCTGGAGTACATAAGCAGAAGTACGGGGGTTAGCTTAGATAATTTGGTGATTTGTACGAGTTGTCGTTGA